A window of the Xiashengella succiniciproducens genome harbors these coding sequences:
- a CDS encoding sodium:solute symporter, whose protein sequence is MNYMTVAAIIVAYFLVLFIIAYITGRKADNASFFLGNRRSPWYIVSIGMVGSSISGVTFISVPGWVADSSLTYLQMVAGFVSGYFVIALILLPLYYRLKLTSIYSYLNDRFGHNSYKSGSLLFIVSKTVGASARLYLMASVLQLALFDALNVPFWLTVVFAIGMIWIYTFRGGIKTVIWTDMLQTLAMLGAVAITIIYIGSELYPNFSSMVKGIASSDMSGIFVWDPGSPRHFLKQFLSGAFITIVMTGLDQDMMQKNLTCKSLKEAQKNMYWYGSAFLPVNLLFLSLGILLYIYVNNLGIATPERADDLYPMLALGNYFPPVVGVLFIIGLVAAAYSSGDSALTSLTTAFSIDILGIDKMPAKKAKRLRMLTHIGFSISTILVILGFRALQQDSIIDTIYVLAGYTYGPLLGLYSFGLFTKYRIRDKLVVIAAILPPVLTGILDFNSMNWFGFAFGYEKLMINGALTFLILWLIRTKEKAS, encoded by the coding sequence ATGAATTATATGACAGTTGCGGCAATCATCGTCGCCTATTTCCTGGTCCTGTTCATAATAGCATACATTACCGGCCGCAAGGCCGATAATGCCTCTTTCTTTCTTGGAAACAGACGTTCTCCATGGTACATTGTGTCGATTGGTATGGTTGGCTCTTCAATTTCCGGGGTGACCTTTATATCAGTACCGGGATGGGTGGCAGATAGCAGCCTTACTTATCTCCAAATGGTTGCCGGTTTTGTATCAGGATATTTTGTCATTGCATTAATATTGCTGCCCCTGTATTACAGGCTCAAATTAACCTCGATATACAGCTATCTCAACGATCGTTTTGGTCATAACAGTTATAAATCAGGGTCGCTGCTCTTTATAGTATCAAAAACTGTCGGTGCATCTGCCAGATTATACCTTATGGCAAGCGTACTGCAACTGGCCCTCTTTGATGCCTTAAATGTACCTTTCTGGCTTACCGTTGTGTTTGCTATTGGTATGATTTGGATTTACACCTTTCGCGGTGGGATTAAAACCGTCATCTGGACAGATATGCTCCAGACACTTGCTATGCTCGGGGCAGTAGCCATCACAATAATTTATATTGGTAGTGAACTGTATCCCAACTTCTCATCAATGGTCAAGGGCATTGCCTCAAGCGATATGTCCGGTATTTTTGTGTGGGATCCAGGTTCACCCAGACATTTTTTGAAGCAGTTCCTCTCCGGAGCTTTTATCACAATTGTAATGACCGGACTCGATCAGGATATGATGCAAAAGAATCTCACCTGCAAAAGCCTGAAAGAAGCCCAAAAGAATATGTACTGGTACGGCTCTGCCTTCCTGCCTGTCAACCTACTGTTCCTTAGCCTGGGAATATTACTTTATATCTATGTCAATAATTTGGGTATAGCCACACCGGAGAGAGCCGATGACTTATATCCTATGCTTGCCCTGGGCAATTACTTCCCTCCTGTCGTTGGAGTCCTGTTTATTATCGGACTTGTAGCTGCGGCATATTCGAGTGGTGACTCGGCTTTAACATCACTTACTACAGCATTTTCAATAGATATCCTGGGGATAGACAAGATGCCTGCCAAAAAGGCCAAAAGACTAAGAATGCTGACCCATATTGGGTTCTCCATTTCTACCATACTTGTAATACTGGGTTTCCGTGCCCTGCAGCAGGATAGTATCATCGATACAATTTATGTACTTGCTGGCTATACCTATGGTCCTCTGCTGGGACTCTACTCTTTCGGTCTGTTTACCAAATACAGGATACGTGACAAGCTTGTAGTGATAGCTGCCATACTGCCTCCGGTATTAACTGGAATTCTCGACTTCAACTCGATGAACTGGTTTGGCTTTGCGTTTGGTTATGAGAAGCTTATGATTAATGGAGCTCTGACCTTTCTAATTCTATGGCTAATCAGAACAAAGGAAAAGGCCAGTTAA
- a CDS encoding FAD:protein FMN transferase produces MRRLLFGFTILVISVLGACAPKTVYRDNLGSVFGTTYSLIYQSPIDYHQEVRELLASFNSSLSTFDTGSVISRINRNDTGVVPDSFFLKVFNTGIRIYRQTDGAFDMTVAPLVNAWGFGFSNKDSVSAQLIDSLMLLVGMDKLRLQDGVIVKERPEIMLDASAIAKGYAVDVVAEFFESKGVENYLVEIGGEMRSMGVNRRSEPWRVGIDKPIDGLPTESRDLQMVISFSGLAIATSGNYRNFYIQDGKKFAHIIDPKTGFPVDHSLLSVSIIAQDCMTADAYATACMVMGLNRAREFVEGIKGVEACFIFHSDEDEYGLYMTEGFKSLVIE; encoded by the coding sequence ATGAGAAGATTACTCTTCGGATTTACAATACTAGTGATTTCGGTTTTGGGTGCTTGTGCACCCAAAACTGTTTATAGGGATAATCTGGGATCTGTCTTTGGTACTACCTATAGCCTTATATACCAAAGCCCGATTGATTATCATCAGGAAGTCCGTGAGCTATTGGCTTCCTTTAACAGTTCCTTGTCAACCTTTGACACTGGTTCGGTTATTAGCCGAATTAACCGAAATGATACTGGGGTTGTACCCGATAGTTTCTTCCTGAAGGTATTCAATACGGGAATAAGGATTTACAGGCAGACTGATGGTGCTTTTGATATGACAGTTGCTCCTCTTGTTAATGCATGGGGCTTTGGTTTCAGTAACAAGGACAGTGTAAGTGCCCAACTTATAGACAGTCTTATGCTGCTTGTGGGAATGGACAAGTTGAGATTGCAGGATGGTGTGATCGTAAAGGAAAGACCTGAGATAATGCTTGATGCCAGCGCCATTGCAAAAGGCTATGCTGTGGATGTTGTTGCAGAGTTCTTTGAGTCGAAGGGTGTTGAAAACTACCTTGTAGAGATAGGTGGCGAGATGAGATCAATGGGGGTAAATCGTCGCTCTGAGCCTTGGCGTGTAGGTATAGACAAACCAATTGATGGTCTTCCTACTGAGTCAAGGGATTTGCAGATGGTGATCTCATTCTCAGGTTTGGCAATTGCAACAAGTGGTAATTACCGTAACTTCTATATTCAGGACGGGAAGAAATTTGCGCATATTATAGATCCAAAAACCGGCTTCCCGGTTGATCATTCTTTACTTAGTGTATCAATAATTGCTCAGGATTGTATGACGGCAGATGCCTATGCTACTGCTTGCATGGTCATGGGTCTTAACAGAGCTCGTGAGTTTGTTGAAGGTATTAAGGGAGTGGAAGCCTGTTTTATCTTCCATTCTGATGAAGATGAATATGGATTGTATATGACTGAAGGGTTTAAGTCCCTGGTCATAGAATGA
- the nqrF gene encoding NADH:ubiquinone reductase (Na(+)-transporting) subunit F produces MDLFLLAIQTSVIIASVIAFFAVIILLVVLLLYIKAKLTPQGKVKININDGEKILEVDPGQSLLSALGNNKIFLPSACGGGGTCSMCRCRVPEGAGSILPTETGFFTRKEQAENWRLACQVKVRDNINMEVPHEVLGIKKWECTVVSNRNVATYIKEFVVKLPEGEKLDFKSGGYIQIDVPKIEVDFKDMDIDEKFRPDWEKFKMFDLKMKNPEATYRAYSMANHPAEGNIIMLNIRIATPPFDRVNGGFMKVNPGICSSYIFSRKPGDKVTISGPYGEFFLKETDREMMFIGGGAGMAPMRSHLFHLFHTLKTGRKVTFWYGARSVKEIFYEEDFRAIEREFPNFKFTIGLSEPQPEDNWTGPVGFIHKVIYDNYLSKHPEPEEIEYYLCGPPMMNEAVNKMLYDLGVSKEMIAYDDFGS; encoded by the coding sequence ATGGATCTATTTTTATTAGCAATACAGACTTCGGTGATAATTGCCTCTGTAATTGCCTTCTTTGCAGTAATAATACTGCTTGTGGTGCTACTTTTGTATATAAAGGCCAAACTTACCCCACAGGGTAAAGTGAAAATCAACATTAATGACGGGGAGAAAATTCTAGAAGTGGATCCCGGTCAAAGTCTTCTTTCTGCACTTGGTAACAATAAGATCTTCCTTCCTTCAGCATGTGGTGGAGGTGGTACATGTTCGATGTGTCGCTGCCGTGTTCCTGAAGGTGCAGGCTCAATACTCCCAACCGAGACTGGTTTCTTTACACGTAAGGAACAGGCTGAGAACTGGAGGCTTGCCTGTCAGGTTAAGGTAAGGGATAATATCAATATGGAGGTCCCTCACGAAGTCCTGGGAATCAAGAAATGGGAATGTACTGTGGTGTCAAACAGAAATGTTGCTACCTATATCAAAGAGTTTGTTGTTAAGTTGCCAGAAGGTGAAAAACTTGACTTCAAGTCAGGAGGTTATATCCAGATCGATGTACCCAAGATTGAAGTTGATTTCAAGGACATGGATATCGACGAAAAGTTTAGACCCGATTGGGAAAAGTTCAAGATGTTTGATCTTAAGATGAAGAATCCTGAGGCAACCTATCGTGCCTACTCTATGGCTAACCACCCTGCAGAAGGCAATATCATTATGCTAAACATTCGTATAGCTACTCCTCCGTTTGACAGGGTAAATGGTGGCTTTATGAAGGTTAACCCCGGTATATGTTCATCATATATTTTCTCACGCAAACCGGGTGACAAGGTGACTATCTCAGGTCCTTACGGTGAATTCTTCCTCAAGGAAACTGATCGCGAAATGATGTTTATCGGTGGTGGTGCAGGTATGGCTCCTATGCGTTCTCACCTGTTCCACCTGTTCCATACTCTTAAGACTGGTCGTAAGGTTACTTTCTGGTATGGTGCACGTTCAGTAAAGGAAATATTCTACGAAGAGGATTTCAGGGCTATCGAAAGGGAATTCCCCAACTTTAAGTTTACTATCGGACTTTCTGAACCACAGCCCGAAGACAACTGGACAGGTCCTGTCGGATTTATCCATAAGGTTATCTATGATAATTATCTGTCTAAGCATCCTGAACCTGAAGAAATCGAATACTATCTCTGCGGACCACCAATGATGAACGAAGCTGTCAACAAGATGCTTTATGATCTTGGTGTATCCAAGGAAATGATTGCATATGACGATTTTGGTTCTTAA
- the nqrE gene encoding NADH:ubiquinone reductase (Na(+)-transporting) subunit E: MENLLNIFVKSIFIDNMIFAYFLGMCSYLAVSKTVKTSLGLGIAVVFVLTVTVPINWLLQNYVLSAGSLSWLGEGFADIDLSFLSFIMFIAVIAAMVQITEMVVEKFAPALYNSLGIFLPLIAVNCAIMGGSLFMQERAYATIGEATVFGLGSGIGWLLAIVGIAAIREKLQYSNVPAPLRGLGITFIVTGLMAISFMSFMGIQL, encoded by the coding sequence ATGGAAAATTTACTGAATATATTCGTCAAGTCTATCTTTATCGACAATATGATATTTGCATACTTCCTTGGTATGTGTTCATATCTGGCGGTATCAAAGACAGTCAAGACTTCGTTGGGCCTGGGTATAGCTGTGGTATTCGTACTTACAGTTACAGTACCCATTAACTGGCTGCTGCAGAACTATGTATTGTCGGCCGGATCATTATCCTGGCTGGGTGAAGGATTTGCTGATATCGACCTCAGCTTCCTTAGTTTCATAATGTTTATTGCGGTTATTGCTGCAATGGTTCAGATTACTGAAATGGTTGTTGAAAAGTTTGCTCCGGCATTATACAACTCTCTTGGTATCTTCCTTCCTTTGATTGCAGTAAACTGTGCGATTATGGGTGGATCCTTGTTTATGCAGGAAAGAGCTTATGCTACAATTGGCGAAGCTACCGTTTTTGGTCTAGGTTCAGGCATTGGTTGGTTGCTGGCTATAGTAGGTATTGCTGCGATACGTGAAAAACTACAGTATTCCAATGTTCCTGCTCCTCTGAGAGGTCTCGGTATTACATTTATTGTTACCGGTTTGATGGCTATCTCATTTATGAGCTTTATGGGTATTCAGTTGTAG
- a CDS encoding NADH:ubiquinone reductase (Na(+)-transporting) subunit D, whose amino-acid sequence MSSEKEPLFSSKNLKLLTGPLGLQNPVTVQVLGICSALAVTAKLEPAIVMAVSVIFVVGFSNLVISLIRNSIPSRIRIIVQLVVVAALVIIVDQILKAFAYEVSKQLSVFVGLIITNCIVMGRLEAFAMGNKPWPSFLDGIGNGAGYGIILIIVAFVREILGTGILTLPVFGAKRIIPQAFYELGYVNNGLMILPPMALIVVGLIIWVQRARNKELIES is encoded by the coding sequence ATGAGTAGTGAAAAAGAGCCCTTATTTTCCTCAAAGAACCTGAAGCTGCTTACAGGACCTTTGGGATTGCAAAACCCAGTTACGGTTCAGGTGCTTGGTATCTGCTCCGCACTTGCCGTAACAGCTAAACTTGAACCTGCTATAGTAATGGCGGTATCAGTAATTTTCGTTGTTGGATTTTCTAACCTTGTTATTTCTCTTATACGTAATAGTATCCCTTCACGAATAAGGATCATTGTTCAGCTGGTTGTAGTTGCAGCACTGGTTATTATTGTTGACCAGATTCTGAAAGCATTTGCCTATGAAGTAAGTAAACAGCTTTCGGTTTTCGTCGGACTAATTATTACCAACTGTATTGTGATGGGTCGTTTGGAAGCCTTTGCAATGGGCAACAAACCTTGGCCCTCCTTCCTTGACGGAATTGGTAATGGTGCCGGCTATGGTATTATCCTTATTATCGTTGCATTTGTACGTGAGATCCTTGGTACAGGTATTTTAACACTACCTGTCTTTGGAGCTAAAAGGATTATTCCACAAGCTTTCTACGAATTGGGATATGTAAATAACGGGTTGATGATCCTGCCTCCAATGGCACTTATAGTTGTTGGACTGATCATTTGGGTACAGAGAGCCCGCAATAAGGAACTAATCGAGTCATAG
- the nqrC gene encoding NADH:ubiquinone reductase (Na(+)-transporting) subunit C, whose translation MNKEGNSYIIIYASILVIVVAALLAFIATGLKPIQDRNELVAKKTSILQSINIESDASNAEQLFDKLIGENNYVVNFKGEKVSGQALGVNLAEEIRKPIEDRLYPVFEAHLDNGDVKYILEVRGAGLWGPIWGYVSINSDGNTLYGAVYSHKGETPGLGAEIESEKFQSQFPGKQIFENGVLEGISVVKGSADPANTHEVDGISGGTITSKGLEKMLADYFKGYENFLKNIERKSHE comes from the coding sequence ATGAATAAAGAAGGAAATAGCTATATAATTATTTACGCTTCCATACTTGTCATTGTTGTAGCGGCATTACTTGCCTTTATAGCTACCGGACTGAAGCCTATTCAGGACAGGAATGAGCTTGTAGCAAAGAAAACCAGTATTCTTCAGTCTATAAATATTGAATCAGATGCAAGCAATGCTGAGCAACTGTTTGATAAGCTTATTGGCGAGAATAACTACGTTGTAAATTTCAAGGGGGAGAAAGTAAGCGGTCAAGCCTTGGGTGTTAATTTGGCCGAGGAGATTCGCAAACCTATTGAAGATCGTCTATATCCTGTTTTTGAAGCCCACCTTGACAATGGAGACGTAAAATACATACTTGAAGTTAGAGGTGCCGGTCTGTGGGGACCAATCTGGGGTTATGTTTCTATCAATTCTGATGGCAATACCCTGTACGGAGCTGTGTATTCCCACAAGGGAGAAACTCCCGGTTTGGGTGCTGAAATTGAAAGTGAAAAATTTCAGTCTCAGTTTCCCGGTAAGCAGATATTTGAGAATGGTGTACTAGAGGGAATATCTGTTGTTAAAGGTTCTGCAGATCCAGCAAATACACATGAGGTTGACGGAATCTCCGGAGGAACCATTACCAGCAAAGGTCTTGAAAAGATGCTGGCTGATTACTTTAAAGGATATGAGAATTTTCTAAAAAATATTGAAAGGAAGAGCCATGAGTAG
- a CDS encoding NADH:ubiquinone reductase (Na(+)-transporting) subunit B, translated as MKGLRKFLDNIKPQFSKGGRFAWLHSTFDAFETFLFVPNTTSKSGVHVRDAMDLKRTMSVVILAVLPAFLFGIWNTGYQHFAILGEDSSFWQNVIHGLIKVLPIVVVSYATGLGIEFAAAQIRGHEVNEGFLVSGILIPLILPVEIPLWMVSVATAFAVILGKEVFGGTGMNIWNPALLARAFLFFAYPAQMSGSMVWISGIAEMPGVDATTGATALGVAATGGTVGYSLLESFIGTIPGSIGETSTLAILIGALILIITGVGSWKIILSVVAGGFLMGLTLNELGAQSANELMHIPAIQHLCLGGFAFGAVFMATDPVSATRTETGKWIYGFLIGVLAILIRVVNPAYPEGMMLAILLMNTFAPLIDYYVVEANIKRRMKRGVVKA; from the coding sequence ATGAAGGGTTTAAGAAAATTTTTGGATAATATCAAACCTCAATTTTCGAAGGGTGGCCGCTTTGCATGGCTTCATTCTACTTTTGATGCGTTTGAGACCTTTTTATTTGTACCCAATACCACCAGTAAGAGCGGGGTTCATGTGCGTGATGCTATGGATCTTAAGCGTACTATGAGTGTAGTAATACTCGCTGTACTGCCTGCTTTCCTGTTTGGTATCTGGAATACCGGATATCAGCACTTTGCTATTCTTGGAGAGGATTCAAGCTTCTGGCAGAATGTGATTCACGGTTTGATAAAAGTATTACCTATAGTAGTAGTTTCCTATGCCACAGGTCTTGGAATTGAGTTTGCTGCCGCACAGATCCGTGGTCATGAGGTTAATGAAGGCTTCCTTGTATCAGGTATTCTTATTCCACTTATCCTGCCGGTTGAGATTCCTCTTTGGATGGTTTCAGTTGCTACTGCATTTGCAGTTATTCTGGGTAAGGAAGTATTTGGTGGAACTGGTATGAATATCTGGAACCCTGCACTGCTTGCACGTGCCTTCCTGTTCTTTGCATATCCTGCACAAATGTCAGGAAGTATGGTATGGATCTCAGGCATTGCTGAAATGCCTGGCGTTGATGCCACAACAGGAGCTACTGCTCTTGGTGTCGCAGCAACAGGAGGTACTGTAGGTTATTCTCTTCTTGAGAGCTTTATAGGAACCATACCTGGTTCTATTGGTGAAACTTCAACACTTGCAATACTGATAGGAGCGCTGATTCTGATTATCACAGGTGTTGGCAGCTGGAAGATTATTCTTTCTGTTGTTGCCGGTGGTTTCCTTATGGGACTTACCTTAAATGAGCTTGGTGCTCAAAGCGCAAATGAATTGATGCATATTCCGGCAATTCAGCATCTCTGCCTTGGCGGTTTTGCTTTTGGTGCTGTGTTTATGGCAACAGATCCTGTATCAGCAACTCGTACAGAGACAGGTAAGTGGATCTACGGCTTCCTGATAGGTGTTCTTGCTATACTTATCCGTGTTGTCAACCCTGCATATCCCGAGGGTATGATGCTTGCGATATTGTTGATGAACACATTTGCACCGCTGATTGACTACTATGTAGTTGAAGCAAATATCAAGCGGAGAATGAAGCGTGGAGTAGTAAAAGCATAA
- a CDS encoding Na(+)-translocating NADH-quinone reductase subunit A, giving the protein MSEVIKIKKGLNIPLLGKAEKVFGQAQLPGLFAIKPTDFHGVTPKMVVAEGDPVKIGTVLFFDKSHPEVKFVSPVSGTLKAIIRGERRKILEVVIENDHKDEYLEIKAGDPASLSRESIIEILLNSGAWPYLRQRPYDIIANPADSPKAVFISGFDTAPLAPDVEFVLSGQEDAFKAGIEALKKLAPEVHIGISADSASKLFNSLQGVKIHRFAGPHPAGNVGVQINHVSPINKGEKVWVINPQDIVSIGGIFLHGKHDFSRVVALCGSEVKKPVYYRYRLGAAVGELLKGNLNEGSLRIISGNVLTGTHIAADGYLAFYNTQVTVIPEGDDYEFMGWAAPGFGKFSVSRTFFSWLCKKKQYRLNANLNGGLRAIVVSGAYDKVMPMDILPEQLIKAILANNVDKMEQLGIFEVVEEDIALCEFVDVSKLELQKILREGIEVMIKELGN; this is encoded by the coding sequence ATGTCTGAGGTGATAAAAATAAAGAAAGGGCTTAACATACCACTATTGGGAAAGGCCGAAAAGGTTTTCGGACAGGCCCAGTTGCCAGGTCTGTTTGCCATTAAGCCTACTGACTTTCATGGTGTTACACCAAAGATGGTCGTTGCGGAGGGTGATCCGGTCAAAATAGGTACTGTGCTTTTTTTCGACAAAAGTCATCCTGAAGTAAAGTTTGTTTCGCCTGTTAGCGGAACATTGAAAGCAATTATAAGGGGTGAACGCCGCAAGATTCTTGAGGTTGTGATCGAAAATGATCACAAGGATGAATACCTTGAAATCAAAGCAGGTGACCCTGCTTCTCTTAGTCGGGAGTCGATTATTGAAATTCTTCTGAATTCAGGTGCATGGCCATATCTACGTCAGCGTCCTTATGACATTATAGCTAATCCTGCCGATAGTCCTAAGGCTGTATTTATTTCGGGATTTGATACCGCACCTCTGGCTCCAGATGTGGAATTTGTTCTTTCCGGACAAGAAGATGCGTTCAAGGCAGGTATTGAGGCATTAAAGAAGCTTGCTCCTGAGGTTCATATTGGTATTAGTGCAGATTCAGCTTCCAAGTTGTTCAACAGTCTTCAGGGAGTTAAGATTCACAGGTTTGCCGGACCACACCCAGCAGGAAATGTAGGAGTTCAGATTAACCACGTATCCCCTATCAATAAGGGAGAAAAAGTTTGGGTTATCAATCCTCAGGACATAGTATCAATAGGAGGTATCTTCCTGCATGGCAAGCATGACTTCTCGAGAGTAGTAGCTTTGTGTGGGTCAGAAGTTAAAAAGCCGGTTTACTACCGTTATCGTTTAGGTGCTGCAGTTGGCGAACTCCTTAAGGGAAATCTCAACGAAGGCAGTCTGAGAATTATTTCAGGAAATGTATTGACTGGAACCCATATAGCTGCTGACGGTTATCTTGCATTTTATAACACACAGGTTACAGTAATACCTGAAGGTGATGATTATGAATTTATGGGATGGGCTGCTCCGGGCTTTGGCAAGTTCAGCGTTTCACGCACCTTCTTTAGCTGGTTGTGCAAGAAGAAGCAGTATAGGTTGAATGCCAACCTGAATGGTGGACTTCGTGCAATAGTGGTTTCAGGGGCCTATGATAAAGTAATGCCTATGGATATCCTTCCTGAGCAACTGATTAAGGCCATTCTTGCCAACAATGTTGACAAGATGGAGCAACTGGGTATCTTTGAGGTAGTTGAGGAAGACATTGCCTTGTGTGAGTTTGTTGATGTCTCAAAACTGGAGCTTCAGAAAATCCTGCGTGAAGGCATTGAAGTTATGATAAAAGAACTGGGCAACTAA
- a CDS encoding DUF5103 domain-containing protein, translated as MSTKNSYIFVLNKANYLIKNKYGFFSLKYLVTLCSLFTIFNQIDAQNSLKDYVSPALKTVQLHRNDWPLSYPIIRLGSDQTLVLSFDEPGSQIKDYYYTIVHCDAQWNPSPLMPTDYIQGVPVNPITDYSYSFNTTMDYVHYQLSFPNLSIRPLISGNYVLEVFEGPTGGKTVLRKRFYVNEPLVKIESYVRNRQSSATEPDYQEINFEIIHKGLSINNPVEEVTVTVMQNGRTDNVISGLRPRFFGGDRMDFNFIRETEMEAGNEFRYLDIRSFRFYTDRIEEIVFEDPFYHVSVVPERPRFPSSYQYRQDLNGRYYIEADTRENPDTEGDYAFVHFRLFCDIPFISKRIYINGALTNWLLDSSSEMEYDPVINAYRTTLMLKQGYYNYQYVMVERGETQGEVFQLENSYYETENDYLILVYYRKQGERTHRLIGAEVINSARSLQGSGK; from the coding sequence ATGAGCACGAAAAATTCATACATCTTTGTCCTTAATAAAGCTAATTACCTAATTAAGAACAAATACGGATTTTTTTCTTTAAAATATTTAGTGACGCTCTGCTCGCTTTTTACAATATTTAACCAAATTGATGCTCAAAATAGTCTCAAGGATTATGTTTCTCCTGCCTTAAAAACGGTTCAGCTTCACCGTAACGATTGGCCTCTCTCCTATCCAATAATCCGTCTGGGGAGTGATCAAACGCTTGTACTGTCATTTGATGAACCCGGAAGTCAAATCAAAGACTACTACTACACCATTGTGCACTGCGATGCACAATGGAATCCATCCCCATTGATGCCGACTGATTACATCCAGGGTGTTCCCGTTAACCCAATAACTGACTACTCATACTCTTTTAATACTACAATGGATTATGTACATTACCAACTGAGCTTCCCCAACCTTTCAATTAGACCTCTGATTTCCGGAAACTATGTCCTCGAAGTTTTTGAAGGTCCTACAGGTGGAAAGACAGTCCTCCGTAAACGATTCTATGTAAATGAACCTCTTGTAAAGATTGAATCCTATGTCCGCAACAGACAAAGTTCGGCAACCGAACCTGATTATCAGGAGATAAACTTTGAAATCATCCATAAGGGACTGTCGATAAACAATCCCGTGGAAGAAGTAACGGTAACAGTAATGCAGAATGGCCGCACTGACAATGTAATTAGTGGTCTTCGCCCCCGTTTCTTCGGGGGCGACAGGATGGACTTCAACTTTATACGGGAGACTGAGATGGAAGCCGGTAACGAATTTCGCTATCTGGATATTCGTTCTTTTCGCTTCTATACTGACAGGATTGAAGAAATAGTATTCGAAGACCCATTTTACCATGTAAGTGTGGTACCCGAACGTCCTCGATTCCCTTCAAGTTATCAGTATCGTCAGGATCTCAACGGACGTTACTATATCGAAGCAGATACAAGAGAGAATCCTGATACCGAAGGGGATTATGCTTTTGTACATTTCAGGCTATTTTGCGACATACCTTTTATATCAAAACGGATCTATATTAACGGAGCTTTGACAAACTGGCTTCTCGACAGTTCCTCTGAAATGGAATATGACCCAGTGATAAATGCATACCGAACTACCCTGATGCTTAAGCAAGGTTACTATAATTACCAGTATGTAATGGTTGAAAGAGGGGAAACCCAGGGGGAAGTTTTCCAGCTTGAAAACAGTTACTATGAGACAGAAAACGACTATCTAATACTTGTGTACTACAGGAAGCAGGGAGAAAGAACTCACAGACTTATTGGTGCCGAGGTGATAAATTCGGCAAGGAGCTTGCAAGGCTCAGGTAAATAA
- a CDS encoding FtsB family cell division protein produces the protein MNWTDKLKLVIPLLRNKFVLTGLIFIVWMLFFDQNNLIDRFSLAARIKDLEKQKEHYQQQILENRTKMEELRSNHENLEKFAREEYLMKKDDEELFIIIED, from the coding sequence ATGAACTGGACAGACAAATTAAAGCTCGTAATCCCCCTGCTTCGCAACAAGTTTGTGCTAACAGGGCTTATATTTATTGTCTGGATGTTGTTCTTTGACCAGAACAACCTGATCGACAGGTTTTCTCTTGCGGCTAGAATCAAGGATTTGGAGAAGCAGAAAGAACATTACCAGCAGCAGATTCTCGAAAACCGGACTAAGATGGAGGAGTTACGTAGCAATCATGAAAACCTTGAGAAATTTGCCCGTGAGGAATACCTGATGAAAAAAGACGACGAAGAATTATTTATTATTATTGAAGACTAG